In the genome of Daucus carota subsp. sativus chromosome 9, DH1 v3.0, whole genome shotgun sequence, the window TCTCTCCTGTAGCATCTTGAAGGAAATCAGTGTTACCTCTCAAAATGTAATAATTACTTGAAACCGGTTCTTAACAATACCTATTTGAGTATATAATGCACGCTGCCAAGGTAGACATTCTCATTAATTCATAATGCATATGCATCCCTATTAAGTGCATATTACTAAATGTGTAGATGGACCTCTTCTATTGGTGCAGCTATAAGTGTATATAATTTAATCACCTGTCCTGAATGACATAAGTAATTAGTCATCCTCAGTTGATTTTATCGTCTTCAAGTTGTTACATTTGTCTTACATTAGGTTGGATTAAACACGAACTATCTGTCTTTTCCTTCAGATTCACTAGCCCCTGCTGCAAACACTGTCCCACCTCCAGCAAAAATTGCAGATTCTACAGATAGTACTGTAACCGAAGTAAATGTGAAGAGTCACCAAGATGGAGGTCTAGAAAAAACAAAACTATGTAGCTGTGATAGAACTGGTTCAGCATCTGATGGAGAGGGCGCTCATTTGGGATGTTCTGATGAAGATGATTCAGCAAACTCTCAAGAAGGTGACAGAGACCACTTTGAATACCCCTCCAGGTTTTCAGATCCAGTGAATGATGATGACGTGGGTAGGTTTTTATACCTGGAAGGGGTTGAGTACGTAATGTGGTGTACATACGACGTTCATTTTTATGCATCTTTTGCCCTTCTTGAGCTGTTCCCCAAAATAGAACTCAGTATTCAGCGTGAATTTGCAAAAGCTGTGTTATGCGAAGATGGAAGAAAAGTTAAGTTTCTGGCTGAGGGAAATTGGGGTATTAGAAAGGTCAGGGGAGCAGTTCCTCATGATCTCGGAACTCATGACCCTTGGCTTGAAATGAATGCTTACAATATACATGATACAAGCAAGTGGAAGGATCTTAATCCGAAATTTGTCCTTCAGGTGTATAGAGATTTTGCTGCAACAGGAGATTTGACATTTGGAGCTGATGTATGGCCAGCTGTTTGCGCTGCAATGGAGTACATGGAACAATTTGACAGGGATGGAGATTGTCTTATTGAGAATGATGGATTCCCCGATCAAACTTATGATACATGGACAGTTCATGGTGTTAGTGCTTATTGTGGTTGTTTATGGGTCGCTGCACTTCAAGCTACAGTGGCAATGGCTTTGCAATTAGGTGACAGGTCTGTTGCAGAAAGATACAAAAGCAAATTTATGAAAGCCAAATCGATACTTGAAGCAAAACTCTGGAATGGgatgtattttaattatgacAGTGGATCAAGCAGCAACAGTAAATCGATCCAAGCGGATCAACTAGCTGGACAATGGTACACGGCATCCTCGGGATTGCCAAATCTCTTTGATGATTCGAAGATCCGCAGTTCCCTCCAGAAGATCTATGATTTCAATGTTATGAAAGTGAGAGGAGGAAAGATGGGTGCTGTAAATGGAATGCATCCTGATGGAAAAGTGGATGACACCTGCATGCAATCCCGTGAAGTATGGGCAGGGGTTACCTATGGGCTTGCAGCTACCATGATTCATGCTGGTATGAAGGAACAGGCTTTCACAACCGCAGAAGGTATATTCCTTGCAGGGTGGTCTGATGACGGATTTGGGTAAGTATActgtatacacatatacatcAGTGCTTTCGTGTGTATTTTATTACAACCATACTTGCTGCATCATCTGCTCTGCAAAATTGAATCGTAGTACCGTGTTGCACAAGATATCTTCTTTTTGCTGCTATTTGGATTCATATATATGCTTCTGTATATGTAGATATGCTTTTCAAACTCCAGAGGCATGGACAATGGATGGTCATTTTCGTTCTCTGGTCTACATGAGGCCGCTTGCCATATGGGGTATGCAGCGTGCTTTATGTTCATCTAAAGTAAATATCAATGCCCCGCAGATGGGCACAATTGACAGAATCAACATATCTCCTCATAATGCAAGATCAGATGACACCAAAACCAATGTTACAAAGGTAACGAAAGGCACAAAGTGCTTTAGTAATATAGTGTTTTGTTCTTGTTGATCGTCACTTGTCCAATTATAGTTTTTTgtagaataaaaataaacaatattCCTTGGAATGTATTAGCTTCATCCATCACAATGTCATGATTCAGTATATTTCTTGAACATAATAGTATGGCCTTTCATATATGGCCTTTGTTAAAGAAATATGGTAATACATGAATTCGTTTTCTGCGCTGGTGGTACTTGATGGATTTGTCCTGTCCTGATGTGAACTAATGCAATCTGTCAAGACCCATTCAGTTTTCCTGTTCCTTTACATGGCACATGTTCTAACTGAACTGAAGTAATTTGTCATATTGTAAAGTTTGTTTTTAAGGCCTAATCAACCGTTCTGTATCTTCATCTAGCATTGATATTTCTCTTGGATGGACACACAAATGCTTGAGACATGGTTAATGGTAAATACAGCTTCTCTAGGCTTTCGAATGAGCAGTGCAAATATGTTTTTCCTGAACAATGTTGAAGATACTAGTTCAATTTACATCCGTGCTGGAGTGCACTCGGTTTTGAAATTACGATATATCGACATGCATTCATAATTAGAGTCCTGGATTGTAGGAGTGCTGTTCTTAGCTAGTAAACTTACAATGAAGAAACCACACAAATTGCCAAATTTGTTGCTTCTCTGTGGCCTAGTGTGCGTTGCATCAAAGGACATTGAAATTCTGTTGAAAAACGTGAATATATCGAAAACAACAGAGAAACAAAAGCTCAACTGAAATGGTATCATCAGTTTGTAATTAACAATATTCAGTTGAATTGCAGAAAAAATGGAGCTCCAGATTGCAATTCCACTTGAAAGACAAACCAAAGTGGAGTCTTATAGGCAAGCTTCCATCTGGGCGCCGGTAATTAAACATATCCTCGCCGTGTGGCAATTCCCTGTGCTCCCTTGTCTGGAAATTGCGTCACTTGTAGCAATGTCTAAGGCGACAGTTGTTGAACTTCGTAAAAAAGTGTCGCGACAAAGTTGTTCCTGCTGTtaggacgtgctacaaaagatctAGTGGTAGTGTTAAAAGAGGTCTAGGGTTTTCCTGCTCCTGCTGTTGGGACGTGCTACAAGAAGTTTAGAGTTGATTGCGGTAGCTTTGAAAGAGATCTAGAGTTTAGTATTGTTACATTCCATTCCTTATTTGctcaaaaatttgtaaaaatcagATCACTCACGGGGAACTCGTCCGCCACCTTCATTGCATTTGCATCTCTGTTTTTTGTTGTCAACTGTCATATTCTCTCAGAGTTTGCTTAATCTTGGATTGGCGACTCATTGTGGCTCTCACagtggaataaaaaaaattagggttGGACacgattcggatcggatcaaTTAGGTTAGTCAGGTTACGAAACTAAAGTCGAATCAATCGCAAATAGCGGTTTTATAAAATCGATCACAACCAGATTTATGCGGTTTGATTTACTGTTCaaccatttattatgaatatataataatttaagttAAATAAATTCAGATTGTTATACATTTTAGGTCCAATTCATCAGTGTTACTGTGTTagacaaatgtaaatatatgagTGAGAGTAAATGAGTGATGATGGATGATAAACTTTGTCCGACCGTGAGCACGGTTTGAGAGTAAATAAGTGATGATGGATGATAATTTTGTCCGACcgtgagcacggttggataactCAAGTGGTTAAGAGTTTATCCTCTATCGTTTAGGCATTAATTGATATGGTTGAGCGTATCAAATGCGTCCCAAAAGAAATAGGCCTAGTTGAAATGGGACGGGGATATATTTTTAGATAGAACACAAAGAATATACATATTTCTACttaatgattaatatttttaaggaAGTTGAAATGTAGTTAGGCATGTAGAAAATGACTATTTCTGATTTATCTAGAtctcaaatgaatattttacaTCAAGGGTTGGACTTTTTTGAAGGTTGCATGTAAGAAAGAATGGATTGCTTCTTCCTTCTCTCCTTAACACCAAATATGAATGAATGCAGGGGAACTCGAGGCCTGTTATTAGACCTCAATGCTGCCTTCTCTGTCAGCCCGAATTCGTTATCGAGTCTTCTTAGAGTAATCTCACACTCAGTTTGCAGTGAAAACACATGATCCATCCCTGTCTGCAACTCCTCATTCACCTTATTGTTCTCTTGCTTCATGTTCAGAATCTCACCTTGAAATTTTGCAGCTTGATGGCTGCTGAATGTGATCTCGTCCTCCTCGACGCCTTCCTTCAATGCAGACGTTATTTCTTGCTGAATGTTGCATAAGGATGAGAATCTGCGTTGGAGTTCTTCCTTGAGTGATTCGCTCTGTTCTAGCCAGAGTTTTAGGCCTGCTTTGATCTCGTTGAGGTGCTTGAAAACTGCGCGAACTTCTGATTTTATGTCTGCGTGAACTTCATCTGTGGTGGACTTTTTGTCTGGCCTTGTCTTGAATGATGATATTTCATCCTGTAAGTCTCTGATCTCGTTCTTGAATTGCTGGACTTTTTGAAATGTGGCACTGAACCGTAGCCAGAAATCAAGATTCTCATCGAGGATGGAATCAATCTGGCTCCTTAGCATTTCCTCCACTGGTGAGAGTGGTTTAGGACTGACCGGAGTCTTGATTCCATCCTCGGGTACATCTTTTGGAGGAGAATGTGGTACTTCGCGTTCAGGCAAGGTACTTGTTTCTGGCGCGTTTTCTTGCA includes:
- the LOC108202659 gene encoding uncharacterized protein LOC108202659 isoform X3, with product MVSGTMFHKRKNSWPPEEYIHKATLQLLDFDSAAPPVQAWRKKLNSHAGLLKEFSVTFKEAIKMVRLGLRLWSYVREEASHGRKAPIDPFTRISCKPSASQGVPLGGMGSGSITRGFRGEFRNFQIVPGTCDASPIMANQFSVFISREGGAKQYASVLSPGQHDGLGKPSDQGISSWGWNLSGQHSTYHALFPRAWTVYDGEPDPELKICCRQISPFIPHNYQDSSLPTTVFVYTLVNTGKERANVSLLFTWANSIGGVSHLSGDHVNEPFIGEDGVSGVLLHHKTAKGHHPVTYAIAACETQNVTVTVLPSFGLSEGTCPTAKDMWDKMVQNGQFERDNFNAGPSMPSSPGETNCAAISASATIEPHGKCTIAFALAWSSPKVKFSKGKSYRRRYTKYYGNSERAASDLVHDALRNYKRWEEEIENWQSPVLEDETLPEWYKFTLFNELYFLVSGGTVWIDSLAPAANTVPPPAKIADSTDSTVTEVNVKSHQDGGLEKTKLCSCDRTGSASDGEGAHLGCSDEDDSANSQEGDRDHFEYPSRFSDPVNDDDVGRFLYLEGVEYVMWCTYDVHFYASFALLELFPKIELSIQREFAKAVLCEDGRKVKFLAEGNWGIRKVRGAVPHDLGTHDPWLEMNAYNIHDTSKWKDLNPKFVLQVYRDFAATGDLTFGADVWPAVCAAMEYMEQFDRDGDCLIENDGFPDQTYDTWTVHGVSAYCGCLWVAALQATVAMALQLGDRSVAERYKSKFMKAKSILEAKLWNGMYFNYDSGSSSNSKSIQADQLAGQWYTASSGLPNLFDDSKIRSSLQKIYDFNVMKVRGGKMGAVNGMHPDGKVDDTCMQSREVWAGVTYGLAATMIHAGMKEQAFTTAEGIFLAGWSDDGFGYAFQTPEAWTMDGHFRSLVYMRPLAIWGMQRALCSSKVNINAPQMGTIDRINISPHNARSDDTKTNVTKH
- the LOC108202659 gene encoding uncharacterized protein LOC108202659 isoform X2 is translated as MVSGTMFHKRKNSWPPEEYIHKATLQLLDFDSAAPPVQAWRKKLNSHAGLLKEFSVTFKEAIKMVRLGLRLWSYVREEASHGRKAPIDPFTRISCKPSASQGVPLGGMGSGSITRGFRGEFRNFQIVPGTCDASPIMANQFSVFISREGGAKQYASVLSPGQHDGLGKPSDQGISSWGWNLSGQHSTYHALFPRAWTVYDGEPDPELKICCRQISPFIPHNYQDSSLPTTVFVYTLVNTGKERANVSLLFTWANSIGGVSHLSGDHVNEPFIGEDGVSGVLLHHKTAKGHHPVTYAIAACETQNVTVTVLPSFGLSEGTCPTAKDMWDKMVQNGQFERDNFNAGPSMPSSPGETNCAAISASATIEPHGKCTIAFALAWSSPKVKFSKGKSYRRRYTKYYGNSERAASDLVHDALRNYKRWEEEIENWQSPVLEDETLPEWYKFTLFNELYFLVSGGTVWIDSLAPAANTVPPPAKIADSTDSTVTEVNVKSHQDGGLEKTKLCSCDRTGSASDGEGAHLGCSDEDDSANSQEGDRDHFEYPSRFSDPVNDDDVGRFLYLEGVEYVMWCTYDVHFYASFALLELFPKIELSIQREFAKAVLCEDGRKVKFLAEGNWGIRKVRGAVPHDLGTHDPWLEMNAYNIHDTSKWKDLNPKFVLQVYRDFAATGDLTFGADVWPAVCAAMEYMEQFDRDGDCLIENDGFPDQTYDTWTVHGVSAYCGCLWVAALQATVAMALQLGDRSVAERYKSKFMKAKSILEAKLWNGMYFNYDSGSSSNSKSIQADQLAGQWYTASSGLPNLFDDSKIRSSLQKIYDFNVMKVRGGKMGAVNGMHPDGKVDDTCMQSREVWAGVTYGLAATMIHAGMKEQAFTTAEGIFLAGWSDDGFGYAFQTPEAWTMDGHFRSLVYMRPLAIWGMQRALCSSKVNINAPQMGTIDRINISPHNARSDDTKTNVTKLNCRKNGAPDCNST
- the LOC108202659 gene encoding uncharacterized protein LOC108202659 isoform X1, with translation MVSGTMFHKRKNSWPPEEYIHKATLQLLDFDSAAPPVQAWRKKLNSHAGLLKEFSVTFKEAIKMVRLGLRLWSYVREEASHGRKAPIDPFTRISCKPSASQGVPLGGMGSGSITRGFRGEFRNFQIVPGTCDASPIMANQFSVFISREGGAKQYASVLSPGQHDGLGKPSDQGISSWGWNLSGQHSTYHALFPRAWTVYDGEPDPELKICCRQISPFIPHNYQDSSLPTTVFVYTLVNTGKERANVSLLFTWANSIGGVSHLSGDHVNEPFIGEDGVSGVLLHHKTAKGHHPVTYAIAACETQNVTVTVLPSFGLSEGTCPTAKDMWDKMVQNGQFERDNFNAGPSMPSSPGETNCAAISASATIEPHGKCTIAFALAWSSPKVKFSKGKSYRRRYTKYYGNSERAASDLVHDALRNYKRWEEEIENWQSPVLEDETLPEWYKFTLFNELYFLVSGGTVWIDSLAPAANTVPPPAKIADSTDSTVTEVNVKSHQDGGLEKTKLCSCDRTGSASDGEGAHLGCSDEDDSANSQEGDRDHFEYPSRFSDPVNDDDVGRFLYLEGVEYVMWCTYDVHFYASFALLELFPKIELSIQREFAKAVLCEDGRKVKFLAEGNWGIRKVRGAVPHDLGTHDPWLEMNAYNIHDTSKWKDLNPKFVLQVYRDFAATGDLTFGADVWPAVCAAMEYMEQFDRDGDCLIENDGFPDQTYDTWTVHGVSAYCGCLWVAALQATVAMALQLGDRSVAERYKSKFMKAKSILEAKLWNGMYFNYDSGSSSNSKSIQADQLAGQWYTASSGLPNLFDDSKIRSSLQKIYDFNVMKVRGGKMGAVNGMHPDGKVDDTCMQSREVWAGVTYGLAATMIHAGMKEQAFTTAEGIFLAGWSDDGFGYAFQTPEAWTMDGHFRSLVYMRPLAIWGMQRALCSSKVNINAPQMGTIDRINISPHNARSDDTKTNVTKKKWSSRLQFHLKDKPKWSLIGKLPSGRR